CTTTTTGTCAGATTTCTTGGTATTCTTTTTATCTTTACTGTCAGTGCTCTTTTTGTCATCCTTGGCAACACTCGTCTTTTTTGATTCAGCTACCTGTGTCTTTTGGATATTATCATTTTTTGTGTTTGTGTTTTTTGTGGTTTTAGACTTTTTTTTCGTCTTAGCTGCCATGATTAATTCCTCTTTGCCAATCCTATTTCGTTTCTTTATGCAGTGTATGCTTTTTACAGAACTTGCAATATTTTTTTTCTTCTAAACGATCCGGATTGTTCTTTTTATTTTTCATTGTATCGTAGTTTCTTTGTTTACATTCCGTACATGCCAAAGTTACTTTAACTCTCAATTACAGCACCTCCTACATCCTTTATTATATACACGAATAACATCATATAGACACACGTTTCCTATTTTCATGGTCACCAGTATAGAATAGCATAAAACGGTGGCCCATGTCAATAAAACAATAAAAAAAGGCGTAACGCCTTTCACATCAAAACACTATAAGCTATTATAGCAGAATTATCCTGAAGAATCAAGCGGTAATTGTCAAAGTTTTAGGCCCATCTGGTAACAGTCGGTGGTCCGCCCGTCAATCTCCACAATTTCCGGAAATGTCCCCCAGATTTTGAAGCCGTATTTGGCGGCCAGGCGCTGTGAGCCCAAGTTATCGGCAAAAATAACCGCCATCAGGTTTTTAAGGCCCCGCTTTCTGCTCTCGCGGATTACGTGCTCCATCAGGCTTGAGCCGATGCCGCTGCTCCGGAACTCGGGCGCGATATAATAGCTGATCTCACAGGCATGCTTAAAGCCCTCCCGGCCCGACCGGTAAGCGGTCACGGCCATCCAGCCGGCCACAATGCCGCTCTTTTCGGCCACGTAAATGGGGTGTATGCCGTCGCTGTGCTCTTTAAACCAGCCTCTGCGGCTCTCCATGGTTACCGGGGTCAAAAGCGCTGTGACACGCCTTTCCAGAATAGCCACATTCAGAATATCCAGAATTCTCTGATAATCCTTCTCCTCTGCCAGGCGCACCGCGATGCGCTTTTCAGCCGTTTCCAACGTTCTTGTCAATAACAGATCTCCTATTTTCTTCCGATTTTATTTTTATAGGCAATAAAAACTGTCACGGCAAACAGGATCAGTACAAACCCGATTGTCGTAATCACAGGTGACAGGACAATGCCCAGCAGGGCGATAATCACCGGCGCCACCAAAACGGCCACCAGCGCCAGTACGGCAATAATGATGTATTTTTTAAATTCATCCACAAGCTTTCACCCCTTCACCAATGAGTCGACTTATTTTAGCACAATCCACCTGTGCCTGCAATGCAGAATTTGTTATATTTTTGTGTGCCTTCAGCGCGGTATATCCTGCTTGAGCACGACCTGAAAGCCCGCGTCCTCTTTTCCCTTTTCAACGCTGTATACCCCGGTCCAGCTGCCGCTGCGGCCGTCAAAAAATTTATACACGTAACCCGGGTTTAATATTTCCAGCACACTGATCAGGACATTGATCACCTGGACAGCGCTGCGGATATTCTCGCCGTGGACCGCGGCGCCCTTCTGCTCCTGGGCCAGCTCAAAGGCGTAGGCGGACAGGTGGTGGTTCAGAAGCTGCAAAATGCGGTCGGCCTGGGCCTGGTCCATGCCCGCATCCGGGCTCAGCTCATAGGAAAGCTCCAGCGGGTGCGCGTTGTAATCCTGGAAAAAACTCAGCATGGCACCGGCGCTCTGCAGCCGTCCCTCCAGAAAGCCTCTCTGATAATTCAGATCCGCCAGCTCCACGGCGTCCGGGTTTCCGGACATGGCCTGGTTGATCTTTTCAATTTCTTGTTTGCAGATCTTGTAGGTCCGCTCCAGCTGCTTGGTTTCATTTTTCAGCTTCTCATCCCTGATTCTCATGTTTTACCTCAAATTCAATGGTTTTACTGCTCGTAATATTTAATAAGGGCCTGGGTTCCCAGATCACCATAGCCTTCTTTTTCAAGGCTCTCGTACATTTCCAGCACCTTGCTCAGCACCTCCAGATGCGCGGAGGCCTCCTCGGCTTCCTCTCTGGCAATTCTCATATCCTTGATATAGTGCTTCACAAAAAAGCCGGGCGCAAAGTCGTCTTTCAGGATTCTCGGCGCGGTATTGCTCATCTGAAAGCTTCCGGCCGCCCCTGCGCTGATACTGTTGAGCATGGTCTGTTCGTCCAGCCCCACGGCCTTCGCGTAGGCCAGGGCTTCGCAGACGCCGGATACAGCCCCCGCGATGGCGATCTGGTTGGCCATTTTGGTGTGCTGGCCTGCGCCCGGGCCGCCCTCGTAAATAATGTTGGTTCCCATGGCTTCAAAGACTGGCAGGCAGCTTTTGAACACGGCTTCGTCACCGCCGGCCATAATGGACAGGGTTCCCTTCTCAGCGCCCACGTCGCCGCCAGACACCGGCGCGTCCAGGGCCGCGATGCCGCGGCTGGCAGCGGCTTCATAAATGCGTTTGGAAAGCTTGGGGCTGGTGGTGGTCATGTCGATGAGTACCGCGCCCTCCCGGGCGTTCTCGATAATACCTGTACTGCCGAAATAGACTTCCTCCACATCCTTGGGGTAGCCCACAATGGTAATCACTACGTCCTTATCTGCCGCGCAGTCTGCCACACTGCCGCACCAATGGGCCCCCTCCCGCACCACAGCGTCTGCTTTAGCCTTTGTGCGGTTATAAACCGAAACCTCATAGCCCTTTTTCATGAGGTTTCTGACCATGGACTGGCCCATAACGCCGATTCCGATAAATCCAATCTTCATTTTAATTTCTCCTTATAATAAAGTGAATCCCGATATAAAAACCCCGACAAGCTCTGCTTTCGGGGCTGTTTCAACTAAATTAAGTGGCGTCCCTAAGAGGATTCGAACCTCCGGCACGCGGTTTAGGAAACCGCTGCTCTATCCTACTGAGCTATAGGGACGCGTTTTTTCTATACTATTATAATAATCTTCTCTGAAAAAAGCAAGATTAATTTAACGAAGATTGGTTTTTACAAAGCATCCCAGCTCTGCCACCTGCTTTCCGGTATAATTTTCAAGCTGAGAAACCATGTCCGCGGGTACGGTGGCCACACAGCAGGAGGCCGGACCGCCAGACTGTCCGATGTCAAAGGGAAGGCAGTCCTTCCATTCAAAGCTCAGGCCGTTGTCCTCCGCGATTTTTAAAACCTCGTAGGCGATGCCCTTTGAGCCCACCGGCACCATTTCCAGAAGCCCGGAAATTTTTCGGATGGCTGTAAAATCCGGGAGCTGCAAGGCCAGGTGCAGCTGCTTTGAAAAGTCGTCGCCGTACAGCGGCTTTCCGAAAAGCACTGCCTTATCACCCGGCTTTGTGATCCGGTATTTCACCTGGTCCTCCCGGACAAGGCCGATCACGGTAATGCCCGCCCCGGTCTGGACTGTGGGCATATTGTCCTCGCAGCTTCCAGTCAGAGCGATCTCATAGTCCGGAAGCTCAGCGATGGCTTTTTTGATGCCGTTGATCATGCGTTTTCCGGTGGGGTCTGTCTCCACGGCCAGGCCATCCGAAATGGCAATGGGCGCGGCCCCGAGGGCCAGCAGCTCGCCCAGGGCCACCTTGACGGTTTCATAGGCTGTCAGCTCCGGCGGTACCCTGACCACATCCATGGCCTTATCGCCGATGGCGCCAATGGAATCGCAGGTAATGACAATGGCTTCTTTTGTGTCTTTATAGATCAGGGTACAGTCTCTGATTTTTTCTACACGCATTCTTTCCCTCCTGAAATCGAAACGAGGATGTGCGTTTCGGCACATCCTCAGTTTGTCTGTCCTAAATATTCCTCAAAGGTTTCATTTTTGCTGTGTATCTCTTTTGCCGCGTCTGCGCCCACATAGCGGATATGCCAGGGCTCATAGGAATAACCGGTAATATCGGTCTTTCCCTCCGGAAAACGGATAATAAAGCCGTAATTCTGTGCGTTGTCGGCAATCCACTGGCCTTCAGGCGTATCGGCAAAGCTTTCCTGCAGATCCATTCCCATGGCCTCGCAGGTCACGTCCATGCAGAGTCCGGTCTGGTGCTCGCTCTGGCCTGCCCTGGCGCTGACCAGATTGGCCTGCTCTTCGCCGTAGGCGGCAACGTTCTCTTCAAACAGATCCTTCTGCATGCTGTAGGAGCGGTAGCCGGAGGCGCAGTATAAGGTCACGCCGTCGTTATCCGCAGCTTCAAAAAGCTTGACCAGCGCATCAGACGCCTGCTGGCGGAGCTGTGTCTCACGGCTTCCTCTCAGGGGAACCGTCACTAAATCCGAGGGCTCGTAGTCTGAGGGCAGCTCATGGGTTTTATTGACCAGAACCTGAATGTCTCCCAGATTAGCAGGGTCAACCGTCGGCGCTGCCGGCGTCGGTGATGCTGAAGGAGTCGGCGTCGCGGCCTGGGCCGTTGCGGTCGGCTCAGGCGTTGCCTGCGGTTCGTCTTTTTTGGTAAACAGACCGATGATTTTTCCCATCACTGTAAAAAAACCAACGATGACAAAGAGCAATAAAAGCAGCATAACGATCAATGAGATTAAAAATCGTTTTGGATTTTTAATTTTTAGCGACATTCCTTCAGCCTCCTGTATCAAGATATCTCTATTATAACCGATTACTCTTTAATTATCAAAAGAAAAAATAGGACCGCTTAAAATTAAGCGGCCCTATCCGGAAAACAAAAAAAGACATGGTTAATAAACCTTGCCTTCAAGCAAATATTCTCAATTTATTTTATTGTCTGCTCTCAGCTTTCCTGAAACTTGATTTTGGCTTCCATCAGCTTTCTGGCTGCCTGCTGCATTTTGTCAATCGCCTGGTCTATTTCGCCGGCGACCTCAGGTCTGACCTCCGCCATTTTTTCGGACCATTCACGATAGCCCTCCACATGCTCACCGTTGTGATTAATCCAATGTACCAGTAATACCTGAAAAACTTCAGCGTCCTTTTCGGATAATTTTTCCATTTCAGTCACCTTCTAAGTATCTGTATTAAAGATTCAGCTCTTTTTTAATCAGCGCAACGGCTTCACGGATCTGCAATAACAGTGGTTTTTCCTCAAGGGAGACAATGTAATTATTTTCCGGTAGAATCGGAATATAAATCTTGATGGCTTCGCTGGCATTGACTGCCTCCACCATCCGCGTTGTCACCTCACCCATCATTTCATTGGGCATTGTCATGGCAATGGAGCCGATAATCACGTCGGCTTTTCCCGCGTTTACCACGATGGCATTTTCACCGGTCGCCCCCTTGTTGGCACCCTTTTTGAGCATCGCCGCTGTCGCCAGGGCATTTGTCCCCAGACCGTATACTTCAATATAAGGTGGGATTTCCTCTTTCAGGATACCAACAATCCGGGAGCCGATGCCGCCGCCCATTCCGTCCAACACAACAATATTCATCTTATACCGCTGCGTCCTCGATCAGAATCTTGTGGTTCAATAATTTCACTTCTTTTAAACGTCCGTTGACAATTTTAGTGCCTCCTAAAAGGTCCGAAAGTGTCAGGCTTCCGTCATTGTTCGGCACAATGTCGATGACATAGTCCATAATTTTTTCTTCTTCGCCTTTTTTATTCACTAAATATGCTGAAGATTCGCACATAACAAACATCTCCTTTCAATTTTGAAAATTAGATTTTCGTTCGGGTATCCGGATGGATAATAAGAGCCCCGGATACCGGAGTTAATCATCTTTTGCAATCTTAGTATATAATGTTCAGCCCGATTTATCAAGCCATTTTATGGCAATAAGGGGCATAAACAGCTCTATTTAATCAAAGCCTTTTTGGCTTCCATTAAATGCTCGTCGGCCTGGCCGATCAGGGCAATGGCTTCTTCAATGGCTTTTGACACCTCGGTCTTGCCCACTGCGTTCATTTTATCCACCCAGTTTTTATATTCCTTGGCGTGTTCCTGGTTATGATCTGCCCAGTGGTCCAGCAAAAGACCTAAAATTTCGATATCCTTGCCTTCGCCCTCGTGGGTATGTCCGTGATCGTGGTCATGGTCGTGTCCATGCTCGTGGTCATGAGGATGGGTATGTGTGTGGGTGTGCTCATGTTCGTGTGCCGCGTCGTGGCTGTGCCCATGATCGTGATCGTGGCTACCGTCGTGCGGGTGGCTGTGTGTATGTGTATGTTCGTGGCTGTGTTCGCTCATAATAATCCCTCCATGCTTCTTATAATTTAATTATAACCTTTTTCCTTAATTTTGTCTTGCTCTTTTAGAAATATTCTTATTTAGAAAAAGAAAGCAGGACGGCAACGTCCTGCTTTCAAGCAAGTTTTATTACATAATTGGATCCATTTCCAGTGCTGGATGGCCTTTTTCTGTTAAGAATTCTAATACTGCTTCGGAGTCAACAGCGATTGTTTCGTCACAAACCATGTCTGTGAAGTTTTCAATACCGTATAATTCCTGTACAGATTTGTTTAATCTTTCTGCAACATCATCTTTCAGTTCCTTAGGCATCCATACGATTCTTTCGATACCGCCTTCAGCAGCCATGAATTTTTTGGAAGCAATGAAGTGACGGCCGTGGCCCATAAAGCCAGGAGTCTGAACCCCACCACCTGTCATGGAAGCTAATTCACCGAAGGTCATACCGGTTGGTGTCATGCCGCCGAATTCACGGTTAACAATAACAACACCGTTGGCTTCTGGCATAATACCGCAGATACATTCGAAGCAGCCGCAGGAAGTCATTGGATCTTCTAAGATTGAGTACAGTGTAACTTTTTCAACTGCACCCTGAGAGCACTTCGCTACAACTTCATTAACTTCATCCCAAGCGCCTAAGCGTTCGTCGATAACACCATTCTTTTCGATTGGCTGAGAAGGACCGGTTGGGTCAAGTTCCTTGGTAGCTTTGGAGTCTAACCAGGAAACCGCACCGCAGAGGCCTAAACGTTCAGGTGTTACAACACAGACATGAGAAGGAGCGAAGGACTGGCACAGTGTACAGGTGTAGAATACATCGACACTTTCATCTGTCAGAGAGTTCAGTCTGTCGTCACGTACGTTGTAGATTGGTTTAACCAGTTCTTCTTCAAGACGTACAACATCTTCTTCTTTGGTATAGATGGTAATTTCAACTTTATCGACAACCTTGCCAAATTCATCTAACATCTTCGCGTAAACTACTTCACCGATGTGGCGCAGTCTGAAGCCAGCGTCAAACGCTTCTTTGGTTAAACGAACCCAGGCAATATTTCTCTGGCCTACGTGCATTGCGCCTTCGATGTAGTTTAAGAAGTAGTGTAATCTTCTTTCAAGTACAGATTCGAAGTCTGTCTGCATTGCTTTACCAGCAACCTTGATTTCCAGGCCAAGTGGGATACGGACAACGTCAACGCCGTCAAACTGTGGATCGTCGATATCCGGTCCGATAACGGTAATCTTATGATCTTCGATATCGCCCAGTTCAACAGTGTGAACGAGTTCCCAGGCTTTTGTTCTGTTTCCGCCGAATTCAGCTTTCATGTTGTCTTTACGGACACGTTCGCCTTCGAAAGCGGAGGATACAGATACAGGACAGTCAATTTCGGTAACCTTGATCTTGATGCCGCGGGCTTCAAGAGAGGTAGCGTCTGTCTTTGACAGGTCTGGCTGGTTTAACAGCAGGGTAGGAACTTCGTTGATGTAGGTTTCTGTGATTGCCGGGAAGCCCATGTCAATTGCGCAGGCGCCAGCAGCGATGATCTTGTCATCCCAATCGCCGAATACATTAACAAATGCGAAGACACGGTCTCTTGTGTAGATTCTGTGTTTTTCCCATTCGCCGGCAGGGGTGTTACCGAACATGATCGAAGCACGTACAGCAACAGATACAACGTTGATAACATCTTCGATTTCGTAACCGCATGGGATAACGCGAAGGTCAACGCCCATTTTGATCTTCTGGTCTCTGGCCTGGTCGATACATTTACCGACGAGGTATGTCTGAAGACCTTTATTCTGATAAGATTTGATTGTTTTTGCTAACTGTTCAGGATCCTTGTGTTCACCGATAATAACAGCAACACCAGGGATATCCTGAGTAACCAGGGCAACACCGAAGGAACGGACAACCGCATCGGTTAATGCGCCGTCTACCCATTCTTCGTGTGGGTTTCCGTCTAAGTATTTGCAGGCCTGGATAATTTCACATAACATTGCAGCGGCAACACCGGCTTCTAATGCGTCGGCCAGCATGTTTGTGCGGTTGATGTGTTCTTTTGCCATTTCAATACCGCGTTCCAGATCGCCTACTGTCAATAATTTTTCGCCTGTGATCGCGTAAATTGTAGCTAAGCCATAAGCGGTATCCGGCAGCTTGGCTTCTGCGTCTCTGCCTTTTTCTTCAATGGCCTTTGCAACATCTTTTTCAGCACGTTCAAGATATTTAGCAGTACCACTGTAAATTATATCAAAAAGATTATAAGTCTTATGTTCCATGTGATTTTCTTCCTCCGTATTTATATTTCAATATAAAGTTATGAATGTTTTAGGTGAATGGACTATTGATTATTTTTCACAGTCGCTTCGATTTTTTCCCCAAGAGCTGCAATTTTTTCTCTGGTTTCAGGAACATCGTACGGTGATTTATTGTTTCTGTCTGAACCGGAAATCTGATCGCTGTAATCTAAGAAACCAAAAATATTTTCCGCTCCGATCCGTTCATTTAAGAAGTCAATATCTTCCGGTTTGCGAATTTTATTACCAATGGCATAAACGTGTTTAACACCGATGTCACCAGCCAGCTTGCTGATTCGTTTAAAGGTCTGGATGCTTCGGATACCCGGCTCGACGACAACGATAAACGCGTCGACCGCTGACGCGGTTCCACGGCCGAGATGTTCAATCCCTGCTTCCATATCCATGATGACAATGTCCTTTTGGTATAAAACCAAATGTGTCGTCAGCATTTTCAACAATACATGTTCCGGGCAGACGCATCCGCCTCCGCCGGTATCGACTGTTCCCATTGTTAAGAGCTTAACGCCGTTAAACTCTCGGCAAAATTTTTCAGGAATATCCGCAACTTCCGGATTCATTGTAAAAAAGGCGCCGTAGGTTCCCTTTTTTGCGTTTGTCCGCTCTTCGGCCAAGTCTTTCATTTCGGAAATAGGTGTGATGCTGTCAATCATTTCTTCGCTCATACCCAGTGCCAGGCCTAGATTTGCATCGGGGTCAGCATCAACGGCTAATACGTTAAAACCTTTATCGGCATAGTAACGGCTGAGGCAGGCTGTAATTGTCGTTTTCCCAACGCCGCCTTTTCCAGTTAATGCTATTTTCATTTTATCACCTGTCCATTCTTAAAAATTATTCAGTATAATTAAATTCCCAGTTTTGTTCTCTTGTCTTCAATATCGGCCATGATTAATTCAGCAGCCTTAACTGGATCTGATTCAAAGACATAAGCAGCGCCAGTCCATTCCTTAACACCTTCGGTCATCAGCTTCATGAAGTTTTCACTTCCGGAAACATAAGGCATAACACCAAGATAAGTATTTAAACCACTTGATACTACATAAGATGCGATGGCAACAGCCTTTTCAGACATGTATTCAGGTGCGGCACCAACTACCGGCAATTCAGCGATATCAACGCCTCTTTCATTCGCTACTAATGTAACCAGGTGAAGGATACGGCTGATATCAACACAGGAACCCATATGTAATACTGGAGGAATATTTGCTCTTTCGCAGGCTTCTTTTAAACCACGGCCGCAAAGTTCTTTTGCTTCCAGTTTTAAAAGACCAGCTTTAGCAGCAGCCTGAGCTGCACAACCAGTAACAACGCAGATAACGTCGTTTTTAATTAATTCTTTCATCAATGTGATGTGGGCATAGTCATGTTCGACCTTTGGATTGTTACAACCAACAATACCGGCAGCGCCTCTTAAAACGCCGGCCCAGACTAAGTCGCCTAAAGGTTTAACGGTACCTGTCACGTCGGTCTGAGAGTTAACAACACGGTCTAAAGCGCCGATGGTTGTTTCTACAGAATAACCAACAATGGTTTCAGATTTCAGTTCTGGTACGTCAACTTTGGAAGCGTCTCTGTTTTTGAAGTTCATTACAGCTGTTTTGATCACTTCTTCAGCACAGCTCAATGGATCTTCTTCATTAAATTCAATATACATGTCTCCGGCAATTTTTGCTTTTGGAGATGTACTGATAAAACGTGTATGGTAGCTCTTAGCTAATTTTGGCAGTGCAGGGAAGATACACTGAACGTCTACAACAGCAACTTCAACGGCGCCTGTGATAATGGCCATTTCCTGCTGGTAGAAGTTACCGGCGATCTTAATCCCGTGACGCATGGTCATTTCATTACCGGTACAGCACATACCGACAACGTTGATGCCCTTAGCGCCCTGTTCTTTTGCCATTTCAAGCAGTTCTGGGTTTTTAGATGCAACTGCGATCATTTCAGCCAGGTTCGGATCATGTCCGTGGAGCATGATATTTACCTGTTCAGGATCAATAACACCTAAGTTGGATTCAGAAGCTCTTTCCTTTGGAATACCGTACATGATATCGGAGAATTCGGTACCGATCATGGAACCGCCCCAGCCATCAGACATACTTGTTCTTAAAGAACGTCTTAAAATGGATTCAGGATCACTTGCGCAACCCATATGGGTGGAGTGCATTAAGGTAACAACTTCCTGGTCAATGGCTCTGGGCGCGATGTTTTCTCTGTCCCAGATTTCCTGACGGGATTTTGGCGCTCTCTTTAAGAAATTCTGTGTTCCGAAAGGTTTACCAAATTCCATCAGTGCTTTTTCGGCCAGTTCGTGAGCCAGAGCATAGGTTTCTTTGGTGTCTGTGTCTTCCAGACCCCATTCGGCAGCGATTCTTCTCAGCTTGCCTTCTTCTCTGATTTTGAAAGGACCATCTTCAGAAGAATGGTACATGGCATGTACGATATCACGCGCATGGTCAGAGTGGGCAGATGTACCACCACAGCACATTCTCGCAAAGTTTCTGGCAACGATGGTGTCTCTGTCCGCACCACAGATACCTCTCTGAGCGCCTTTATCTGGTGACGGGCTTACACGGCAGGGACCCATAACGCAGATACGGCAGCAGATACCGCCTTCACCAAAACCACACTGGGTTTTTA
This portion of the Eubacterium sp. 1001713B170207_170306_E7 genome encodes:
- the rpmG gene encoding 50S ribosomal protein L33, coding for MRVKVTLACTECKQRNYDTMKNKKNNPDRLEEKKYCKFCKKHTLHKETK
- a CDS encoding zinc transporter, which gives rise to MSEHSHEHTHTHSHPHDGSHDHDHGHSHDAAHEHEHTHTHTHPHDHEHGHDHDHDHGHTHEGEGKDIEILGLLLDHWADHNQEHAKEYKNWVDKMNAVGKTEVSKAIEEAIALIGQADEHLMEAKKALIK
- a CDS encoding NAD(P)-dependent oxidoreductase codes for the protein MKIGFIGIGVMGQSMVRNLMKKGYEVSVYNRTKAKADAVVREGAHWCGSVADCAADKDVVITIVGYPKDVEEVYFGSTGIIENAREGAVLIDMTTTSPKLSKRIYEAAASRGIAALDAPVSGGDVGAEKGTLSIMAGGDEAVFKSCLPVFEAMGTNIIYEGGPGAGQHTKMANQIAIAGAVSGVCEALAYAKAVGLDEQTMLNSISAGAAGSFQMSNTAPRILKDDFAPGFFVKHYIKDMRIAREEAEEASAHLEVLSKVLEMYESLEKEGYGDLGTQALIKYYEQ
- a CDS encoding GNAT family N-acetyltransferase; this translates as MTRTLETAEKRIAVRLAEEKDYQRILDILNVAILERRVTALLTPVTMESRRGWFKEHSDGIHPIYVAEKSGIVAGWMAVTAYRSGREGFKHACEISYYIAPEFRSSGIGSSLMEHVIRESRKRGLKNLMAVIFADNLGSQRLAAKYGFKIWGTFPEIVEIDGRTTDCYQMGLKL
- a CDS encoding M15 family metallopeptidase produces the protein MSLKIKNPKRFLISLIVMLLLLLFVIVGFFTVMGKIIGLFTKKDEPQATPEPTATAQAATPTPSASPTPAAPTVDPANLGDIQVLVNKTHELPSDYEPSDLVTVPLRGSRETQLRQQASDALVKLFEAADNDGVTLYCASGYRSYSMQKDLFEENVAAYGEEQANLVSARAGQSEHQTGLCMDVTCEAMGMDLQESFADTPEGQWIADNAQNYGFIIRFPEGKTDITGYSYEPWHIRYVGADAAKEIHSKNETFEEYLGQTN
- the cooS gene encoding anaerobic carbon-monoxide dehydrogenase catalytic subunit, producing MSNELLEFDVIAEALIEKAQKDGAETMWDRKAALKTQCGFGEGGICCRICVMGPCRVSPSPDKGAQRGICGADRDTIVARNFARMCCGGTSAHSDHARDIVHAMYHSSEDGPFKIREEGKLRRIAAEWGLEDTDTKETYALAHELAEKALMEFGKPFGTQNFLKRAPKSRQEIWDRENIAPRAIDQEVVTLMHSTHMGCASDPESILRRSLRTSMSDGWGGSMIGTEFSDIMYGIPKERASESNLGVIDPEQVNIMLHGHDPNLAEMIAVASKNPELLEMAKEQGAKGINVVGMCCTGNEMTMRHGIKIAGNFYQQEMAIITGAVEVAVVDVQCIFPALPKLAKSYHTRFISTSPKAKIAGDMYIEFNEEDPLSCAEEVIKTAVMNFKNRDASKVDVPELKSETIVGYSVETTIGALDRVVNSQTDVTGTVKPLGDLVWAGVLRGAAGIVGCNNPKVEHDYAHITLMKELIKNDVICVVTGCAAQAAAKAGLLKLEAKELCGRGLKEACERANIPPVLHMGSCVDISRILHLVTLVANERGVDIAELPVVGAAPEYMSEKAVAIASYVVSSGLNTYLGVMPYVSGSENFMKLMTEGVKEWTGAAYVFESDPVKAAELIMADIEDKRTKLGI
- a CDS encoding CooT family nickel-binding protein; this encodes MCESSAYLVNKKGEEEKIMDYVIDIVPNNDGSLTLSDLLGGTKIVNGRLKEVKLLNHKILIEDAAV
- the acsB gene encoding acetyl-CoA decarbonylase/synthase complex subunit alpha/beta — its product is MEHKTYNLFDIIYSGTAKYLERAEKDVAKAIEEKGRDAEAKLPDTAYGLATIYAITGEKLLTVGDLERGIEMAKEHINRTNMLADALEAGVAAAMLCEIIQACKYLDGNPHEEWVDGALTDAVVRSFGVALVTQDIPGVAVIIGEHKDPEQLAKTIKSYQNKGLQTYLVGKCIDQARDQKIKMGVDLRVIPCGYEIEDVINVVSVAVRASIMFGNTPAGEWEKHRIYTRDRVFAFVNVFGDWDDKIIAAGACAIDMGFPAITETYINEVPTLLLNQPDLSKTDATSLEARGIKIKVTEIDCPVSVSSAFEGERVRKDNMKAEFGGNRTKAWELVHTVELGDIEDHKITVIGPDIDDPQFDGVDVVRIPLGLEIKVAGKAMQTDFESVLERRLHYFLNYIEGAMHVGQRNIAWVRLTKEAFDAGFRLRHIGEVVYAKMLDEFGKVVDKVEITIYTKEEDVVRLEEELVKPIYNVRDDRLNSLTDESVDVFYTCTLCQSFAPSHVCVVTPERLGLCGAVSWLDSKATKELDPTGPSQPIEKNGVIDERLGAWDEVNEVVAKCSQGAVEKVTLYSILEDPMTSCGCFECICGIMPEANGVVIVNREFGGMTPTGMTFGELASMTGGGVQTPGFMGHGRHFIASKKFMAAEGGIERIVWMPKELKDDVAERLNKSVQELYGIENFTDMVCDETIAVDSEAVLEFLTEKGHPALEMDPIM
- a CDS encoding carbon monoxide dehydrogenase accessory protein CooC — its product is MKIALTGKGGVGKTTITACLSRYYADKGFNVLAVDADPDANLGLALGMSEEMIDSITPISEMKDLAEERTNAKKGTYGAFFTMNPEVADIPEKFCREFNGVKLLTMGTVDTGGGGCVCPEHVLLKMLTTHLVLYQKDIVIMDMEAGIEHLGRGTASAVDAFIVVVEPGIRSIQTFKRISKLAGDIGVKHVYAIGNKIRKPEDIDFLNERIGAENIFGFLDYSDQISGSDRNNKSPYDVPETREKIAALGEKIEATVKNNQ
- a CDS encoding AIR synthase related protein; translation: MRVEKIRDCTLIYKDTKEAIVITCDSIGAIGDKAMDVVRVPPELTAYETVKVALGELLALGAAPIAISDGLAVETDPTGKRMINGIKKAIAELPDYEIALTGSCEDNMPTVQTGAGITVIGLVREDQVKYRITKPGDKAVLFGKPLYGDDFSKQLHLALQLPDFTAIRKISGLLEMVPVGSKGIAYEVLKIAEDNGLSFEWKDCLPFDIGQSGGPASCCVATVPADMVSQLENYTGKQVAELGCFVKTNLR
- a CDS encoding DUF3842 family protein — protein: MNIVVLDGMGGGIGSRIVGILKEEIPPYIEVYGLGTNALATAAMLKKGANKGATGENAIVVNAGKADVIIGSIAMTMPNEMMGEVTTRMVEAVNASEAIKIYIPILPENNYIVSLEEKPLLLQIREAVALIKKELNL